GCATCTCGGGCGGCAGCGTGTACACGGCCAGTCGATTCAGCAGCCGGTGGCCGAAGAAGCCCCACGCCCGCGCCGGCGCGGGCCGGGCTAGCCAGCAGGCCAGGGCTAGCAGCAGGCACCGTTTACCCAGCTTAAAGCGCAGCAGTTTGCTCATAAAAGAATACTTCCGTGAATAAACCAGCAAGTAACAAAAAAAGCCGGTATATCTGACGATATACCGGCTTTGTCAGCAAGCTGCTTTCCGCTTGCACTCTAGCGGCGCCCGCTGGTCGCAAATTTCATGCGGTAGTCGTGCTTCACATCGCCCTTGCTGATGCGGGCCAGCCGGCCTTTCAGCAGCTGCTTTTTAAAAGCTGAAAGCTTGTCGGTGAACAAGATACCTTCGAGGTGGTCGTATTCATGCTGAATAATACGGGCCGCCATGCCACTAAATGCTTCCTCGTGCACCTGGCGGTTTTCGTCCTCGTAGCGCAGCACGATATTGGGGCAGCGGCTCACCAGCTCGCGCACGCCGGGAATGCTCAGGCAGCCTTCCTCGAAGCCCCAGGGCTCGCCGGTTTCGCTCAGCATCTGGGGGTTGATAAAGGCGCGCTTAATGGGCATTTCCTGGATTTCGTCGGGCGCGGCTACTTCTACGGGCTCGTCCTCGTCGTCCTCATCGGGGCCCAGCATGGGGCCCGAGTCCATCACAAACAGGCGCACGGCGCGCCCGATTTGCGGCGCGGCCAGCCCCACGCCGTGGGCCGAGTACATGGTTTCGAACATATCCTCCACCAGCTTTTGTAGCTCAGCGGCGGGCAGGTCGGCGGGCAGGTCTTTGGCGAGGGTTTTGAGAACGGGGTCGCCGATGGCAACAATCGGGAGAATCATTTAACGTAGGGGGGATTCTAGAAATGACTGAAGAATAAGCGCCGCGCTCACCTTATCGACGGTGGCTTTGTCCTGGCGGGCCTTGCGGCCCAGGCCACCGGCCAGCATGGCCTGCTTGGCTAGCCGTGAAGTAAAGCGCTCGTCGATTTCGTGGACGGCCAGCTCGGGCAGCTCGCGGCGCAGGCGGCGCAGCAGACCCACCACGGCGCTGGTCGAGTCGGTGGGCTCGTTGAGCAGGGTGCGGGGCATGCCCACCACCACGGCCGCCAGCGGCTCGCGCCGATGGTAGTCGAGCACAAATTTTACCAAATCCTGGCTGTGAATGGTGTCGAGCGGCGACGCAATAAGCTGGAGCGGGTCGGTAATGGCCAGGCCCACCCGCTTGTGGCCGTAGTCGATAGCCAGAATGCGGCCGGTAGCGGGAGTAGACATAAAGCAGGCGCAGTAAACCACAAAGATACGGCCCGGCCGCAGGGCTAGCGGCGAGCAGGCTGGCCTTTGTGCTCGCCTAACCCCTGCGCCAGGCAACAGGTATTTTTGCCTTTTACCAAGAAAATGTGTGGGCCTAGGCAGAAAGCAATCAACTTAGTGGGTCAGGCCCATCACTTCTGCCTGGCGCGTGATAAATTTGACTGAGCAATAGCCTTTTCTGCTTGTTGATTTAAACTTATACACCCAGCGGATTCGCTTATGCCTGCCCCGTTGCCATCGCCCCGCGATGATTCTGCTACTGCCCCGGCGCCGGTTCGCCGCGGCCGGGGGTACCGCCTGGCGCTGCTGCCGCTGCTCACCTTGGGCCTTGGTATTATCTTGGGTACCAATCCGTTTCGCCCTCATACCGAAAACCCCGACGCGACGGCCAGGGGCTACCTGCGCTACAAGGAAATCCTGACTGCCATCGACCGCGACTACGTCGATTCGGTCGACGCCGATGGGCTCACCAACTATGCCGTGGCGCAGCTGCTGGGCAAGCTCGACCCGCACTCGGTGTACATCCCGGCCAAGGACCGCGAGCAGGTCGATGCCTTCCTGCAAAGCAGCTTCGACGGGGTGGGGCTCGATTTTAACTTTTTCCGGGATACGGCCACCGTCGTGACGACCCTGCCGGGCGGCCCGGCCGAGGCCGCCGGCCTGCTGCCCGGCGACCAGGTACTGCGCGTGGGTACGCAACCGGTGGCCGGGGCGCACCTCAGCACGACGCAGCTAACCCAGCTGCTGCGCGGGGTCAAGGGCAGCAGCCTGACCTTGCTCGTGGCGCGGCCGGGCCAGCCGCAGTCCCTGGCCGTGCGCCTCAACCGGGGCCGCCTGCCCAATGCGTCGGTAGAGCCGGGGGTACTATTGGAAGACGGCCAGACGGGGTATATTAAAGTGAACCGCTTCGCGGCCAATACCTACGAAGAATTTAAAACCCAGCTGGCCGACTTGCAGCGCCAAGGCCTGAAGCGGCTGGTGCTCGACCTGCGCGGCAACCCCGGCGGCTACCTCGACCGCGCCACTAGGCTAGCCGACGAATTTATTGCGGGCTCGCGCAAAATCGTGTACACCGCCGGCAAAGACGAGCAGTATGCCACCCAGACCTATGCCCACGTGGCCGGCGACTGGGAGCAACAGCCGCTGGTGGTGCTGGTGGATGAGAACAGCGCCTCGGCCGCCGAGGTGCTGGCCGGTGCGCTGCAAGACCACGACCGCGCCCTGCTGGTGGGCCGCCGCACCTTCGGCAAGGGCTTGGTGCAGCAGCCAATCGCGTTGCAGGAAGGCGGCGAGCTGCGCCTCACGGTGGCGCGCTACTACACGCCGGTGGGCCGGTGCATTCAGAAGCCTTACGGTGCCGACCGCGCCAGCTACAACCGCGAGCTGACCGAACGCCAGCAGCGCGGCGAATTGAACTCGGCCGACAGCGTGCACTTTGCCGCTGGGCAGCGCTTTCGCACCGACCACGGCCGGGTGGTGTACGGCGGTGGCGGCATCATGCCCGACATCTTTGTGGCCCGCGATACGCTGCTGCACTCGGCTTATTACGCTAAGCTGCAACACGTAGGTGCCGTGTGGGCCTACGCGCTAGCCTTCTACCAGCAGCACAAGACCGAGCTGGCGGGCCTACGCTTTGCGCAGTACCAGGCGGTATTTCGCGTTACCGATACCGAGCTTGATGGCCTGGTGCGCACGGCAGCGCTGGCCGGCCTGCGGCCCGACCCGGTGGCGCTACGCCGCTGCGCGCCGGCCCTGCGCAGCTACCTCAAGGCCTGCATCGCGCGCAGTGCCTACGGCGCTGAAGCTGGCCGCGCCGTGCTGCGCGATACCGACCTGGAGCTTCAGCAGGCGCTACACGTGGTGCAGGATAGCACCGCGCAGCTGGCCCTGCTTGGAGGGAAATAACCCGCATTATCCTGCTTCGCAAGCTCAGCAGGATAATGCGGGTTATTTTTCAGCTCTATTTCGCCACCGCTACCCGATTGTAGTAATCCAGTATCTTGGCCACCTCGGTCGGCTGGTCGAAGCGCAGGTGGCGGCCAGTGGCAAAGGTGCGGACCTCCGTAGCGCGGCTGCCGCAGAGGCGCAGCACGGCGGCTTCGGTCAATTCCAGGGGGCGCAGCGGCTCGGTGGTGACGGTGCCAGGACCGGCCACCAGCACCTGGGTGAGGCCCGCCGGCGCGGCCGCTACAGGCAGCCAGGCCAGCAGCAGCGGCCCCGAATCGATAGAAGTCAATACCTCAACTGCCTCACGGCGGGTGCCTTGCCGGCCTTCCTGCACCAGCCGGGCCCGGTAGCGACGCACGCCGGGCGCGGCGCCCGGGCTGCCGGCCGGCGGTATGTCATCTTCGGTGCCCAGGTCGAAGCCGCGCACGGCGGCTAGCGGCCAGTAGTGGGTGCTGTCGGCTTGCATCGAGTCCTGCACCTGCACCACGCGCTGGCCCACGTGGTAGCGCAGGCCGAGCACCAGAACGCGGCGGCCATCGAGGGGGCGCAGGTAGCCCGCTTCGTAAGTGCCTTTGTTGAGAAATTCGGTTGAGTGCTGGTTGGTCGCCGCGCGGGTACGCAGGCTGGCCGCCGGGGTATTAGCTTCGCGGTAGAGGGTGCGGCTAGGGTCGGTGCCGCCCAAGTGGCTGGCCTGGGCCTGGGCAGTGGTGTAACCCGCCGCCACCAGCAACGTGAGAAATAGTGCGTTCACTTACTTGCAGAAAAGAGAGATTATGGCCGCAAAGATAAGTAGCCACACAGCCGCTCAACTGCCTAATGGCTAGCGGTTGCGGCCGTACTGCTCGTGGCTGCTCACCCAGTCGCTGCTGCTAATGGCGGCGCCCAGGCTCAGCTCGCCGGCCAGCACCACGCCGGCCACTATCTCGGCAAACTTATAGACCGTGCCCGGCCCCACGCAGCCCAGCATGCGCAGGCACTCATTCTGGGTGGCTAGCCCGGTGCCGCCGCCGTGGGTGGCCACGATGAGCGATGGGATGGTAATGTTAATGTACAAATCGCCCTCCTTCGTTACCTCCGAATACAGCACGCCGGCGCTCGACTCACTCACGTTGGCCACGTCCTGGCCGGTGGCGATAAAGAGCGCCGTAATGCCGTTGGCCGAGTGCGCGCCGTTGTTGTTGGCCCCGCTCAGAAAAGCGCCCACATTGCTCACCTGCCCGTGGTAGGCCAGCTGCTCGGGCGTCACGCGCATGCGCTGCTGCAATACGTCGCGCCGAATCACCGCCTCGGCCACCACGCGCTTGCCGCGTGTGCGCATCACGTTTATCTGGCTAGCCTTCTTATCGGTAGCAAAGTTTGACTCGAGGTAAAAATGCCGAATGGGCGCGCCTTTGTAGTGCTCCAGAATCCAGGAGCACGCCGCGAAGGTGGCCCGGCCCACCATATTTTGCCCGGCCGCGTCGCCGGTCGAGAAGTTGAAGCGCAGAAAGGCAAACTTGTTGCTGAGGTAAGTATCAATGTATTGCAGCCTAGCCACGCGCGAGGTACTTTCGGCCTCGGGTCGAATGAGCTCCAGGCTCTCGGCTACCCAGCGGCCAAAGTCGCGGGCACCCCGCGCATCGTCAAACACGAATACCGGCGCGCGCTGCATGGCATCGCCGATAATGGTGCACTTCACGCCGCCGCACAGGTTGAGCACCTGCATACCGCGGTTGTAGCTGGCCACCAGCGTGCCCTCGGTAGTAGCCAGCGGGATAAGAAATTCGCCCTGCGCGTGCTCACCGTTCACGTGCAGCGGGCCGGCTAGCCCTACGGGCACCTGCGCCACGCCCACAAAGTGCTCGCAGTTGCCTTTGAGGGCGTGCGGGTCGAAGGAATAATTTTTTAAGTGCCGGAATTCCTGCTGGGTAAACTGCTCGGCAAAGCGCTGCCGGGCCTGAATGGCAGCCTCGGCATAATCGTCGTCGTCGGAGCGCGGGATACGCACGCGGCCATCCTGGCTCACAATGGCATCTTCGACCTCCACGCTCAGCTCGCCAAATGCATCGGTGCTAAATTGTGCCTGCAGCTGGTGCATGCCCTCGGCCAGGGCGGGCGTGTCGAGCACAAACGTGAGGACGCGGCCCACCGGCAGCTCTATAGCCTGGCCGTCGGGCCCAACGCTCGTCCCGGTTCGCACCTCGCCCCCGCCCAGGTCGAGCCGGATGCGGCTAGCCGCCACCACTACTTCGCCCAGTTTCACTTGCCGCAGGCCCGTGAGGCGCACCGTATCAAGTCGATTTTTAATACTGAACGCCACCCCCTGGCCGTCGGGCAGGTTGTGCAGGCTGCCCCGGTTGTAGAGCAGCTTGAGAAGCATAGGGCTGGGGGTGAAAACCATAGCGTGGGTGGTAGAGGAGGTTAGCGGCAAACTGTAGCAGACGTACTCGGCACCAAATAACGCAAGTTTGTCCACAGTGGCTGGCTCGGCTAGGCGGCTCAACTGTATAATACAGGGCCAGAGTAAGTAAAAAGCAGTCAAAAGCGAGCCCTCGGCCTTCAAAACCTACGCCAACCGGCAAACTTCACTCCGCGTAAGGCGGTTATTGGCCGCGCGGTATAGCTAGCGGTTGCTGGCTGTTCCTTCTTTGCCGCGCCGTGCCAACGTATCTTTGCCCTTTCATTTGAATTCCAGGGCGGCCGGAAATTATTTCCGCCAGCTTTTCCCTCTATGGCATCTTTATCCGATTATCCGCGCTTCACCCTCGGCCAAGAGTTAACGGCCGAGCAGCGCGCCTTCTTTGCTAAAAACGGATTTCTGCACTTTCGTCCCTTTGCCTCGCCCGAGCAGGTGCAGTCCTACTTAAAAGCTACTCAGGATGTGCAAGCCAACTGGCTAGCCCACCACGTGGAAAAAGTGAACGGCGTTCCGATTAAATACGGCAAGGATGTGGACGGCTCGTCCATCGTGCAGCGCTTCGCTTTTGCCTCGCAGCACAGCCCCGTGCTGCACGAACTGCTGCAAGACAAGCGTTTTGAGGCGCTGTTTCCCCTGCTGGAGATACAAGGCGGCCGCGTGGGTGAAAACGAGCGCGATGGCCTGGTAGTGAACCACTACGTGAACGTAGAAGGCTCCGAATTCAGCCAGATGGGCTGGCACACCGACTCGCTGCGCGACGTGTTTTACGGCAAGCGCATCCGGCCTATGCTCAACGTGGGCCTGCACCTCGACGGCACTAAGGCCACCAACGGCGGCCTGCGCGTGATACCCGGCACCCATCGCCAGGGCCTGGGCAAAATGCTGTTTCGCAAAAAGTACTACAAAGATGTGTACTACGACCCCAACGAAATAGCCATCGAAACCGAGCCCGGCGACCTCACCGTGCACGATGGCCGCATGTGGCACCGCGTGGCGCAGTCGCCGCTGGTAGGCCCCGAGTCGCGCCGCCGCGTCATGTACGTGCCCATCATCGGGGGCAAGTATCAGCCCAAGAGCGAGGAGAGCCCCACGCCGTTTTACCTGCGCTTCCTGCACTTGGTCAAATAGTTACTCCGCTAGCTTTTTAGTCAGCTTCAGCTTTGCCATGCTCATCCGGTAGCCGCTTGCCGAAGCGGCTCTGCCGCACCGCTAGGGTTATTAATCCAATAGCGGCGGTAGTGCCGCTTCGGCAAACAGCCACCGGATGAGCATGACGTTTTTCTATAAGATTCTGACAATCTATCACTTTCTTATTTTCACGCAATGCCTTTTGCTCTCATTACCGGCGCGTCGCGCGGCATTGGCCGGGCGCTGGCGCTAGGCCTGGCCCAGCGCGGCTACGACCTGCTGCTCGTGGCCCGCTCGGCCGACCAGCTTCAGGCATTGGCGCAGGAAATTCAAACCAGCTATCAGCGCCCAGCCCAGGTGCTGGCCCTCGACCTTACCGCGCCCGATGCCGCCGCCGGGGTAGCCACCTGGGCCGCCCACCAAGCACCCGAAGGCTTGGCCGTGCTCATTAATAATGCTGGCTACGGGCTGTGGGGCCGCTTCGAGCAGCTGAATCTGGAAGAGCAGCTTAATATGCTGCAACTCAACCTCAACCTGCCGGTGCAACTCACCTATGCGCTGTTGCCACTGCTGCGCCGCACTGCCAAAGGGTACATCCTCAACGTGGCTAGCACCGCTGCTTACCAGGCCGTGCCTTCGCTCACGGTGTATGCCGCCAGCAAAGCGTTCTTACTCAGCTTCAGCCGCGGCCTGCGCTATGAGTTGAAAGACAGCACTATCTCCGTCACCTGCCTCAGCCCCGGCGCTACCACTACCGACTTCGGCAACCGCGCCGGCATGGGCACCGAGCTCCAGGCCGTCGCCAATAAAGTGTCGATGAGCCCTGAACAGGTAGCCGAGGCCGGCCTCAAAGCCCTTTTTGCCGGCAAGGCCGAGTTTATACCAGGCATACTTAATAAGGTATCGGCGCGCCTTACCAACGTGGTGCCCAAGCCCCTTGTAGAAAAAATTGCGGCCGGCATCTACGAAAAGTACTTGTAAATCAGTCTATTTTCTGCTCGTATATTTTTGCCGTTTTTAGCGGGTATTAGGGCTGTAGGTAGCCTTTATCGAGAAGTAATGGCCGTTTTTGCAAAATTCACGTAGCTACTAGGGCTGCAATCGTTTTCAGTAGCGCCGGTACAAATTGATAGGTTGGTGTTGACCAGCAGCAATATTTATTAAAATGACAAAATTTTGCACGAAAATTTTGTCACTGATAATCAATAAGATAAATAGAAATAATACCGGTGAGTATCCACTCACCGTCTTTTGGTGAGCTAACACTTACCGCTGATTACTTTTCTGTCGTAATATTGTTCCCACAAACAGCTAGCGAGTCCCACCCGGTTAGTTGTCCACTCTTACGTTGCCCAGCTGTCGTCCCACCCCAGTTGGTACCCACATTCTCTTCGCCAGTCGTCGTCCCACCCCGCCTGGTTCCGTCCCACACTCTGATTACCCGGCCGTCGTCCCACCCCAGCCGGTTATGACTATCTGCCCCGCCCCGGCCTGGCAGACCCTGAACGTTTTCCAACCGGCCGATTTGGTAACTCCGAATCGGCCGGTTTTTTTTGGCTGCCAGCCACAAACCGCTCCGCAAGGGAATAAAACGAGGCTTTCGCTGTTGATACAGCAATTATGCCCGAACTTTGTACCTCATTCTGGGCAACCCGCTGGCCCACCCACCCCACCGCGTTATGATTACCCGCCGCCAACACATTGCCAATGTGGCGCTGCAACTATTTGGGGACAAAGGGTTTGAGAACACTTCCACCCAACAGATTGCCAAGGCAGCCGGTGTTTCGGAAGCCCTTATTTTCAAGCACTTCGGCTCAAAAGATCAGCTGCTCGACTTTATTATCAAGAGTGGCTACCAGCGCATTATCGAGCACAACCGGGGCGGGCTGCTCGAAACTGACCCGCTCACGTTTATCCATAGTGTGATTGACCTGCCTTACAAACTGGTGTTGGAAGAGCCGCACTTCTGGAAGCTGCAATACCGGCTGGCCGACCGCGAAATGGCTAAGCAGCAGCACGAACGCTTTATGCGCCCGGTGCCGGCACGGCTGCGGGTAGCCTTCGAGCAATTGGGCTACCCCGAGCCCGACAAAGAAACCCGCCTGCTACTGCTACTGATTGAAGCCTTGTGGAAAATCGAGGCCAACAAGACCGATGAGCACGTGCGCGAAATGCTCGACTTTATCAAGCGCAAGTACGAAGTGCAGCGCTAGCCTAGCGGTGGGCAGGTTCGCATCGCGGCTGGGCTCTTGAGGCGGTGCCTCGGCATGCCGGCCCCTGTTTTACTTAGCCGGCGCGGCGCTGTGCCAGGCGCAGAGCTGGGCAAGAATGGGCAGCAGCTCTAACCCATACATGGTAAGCGAATATTCGACGCGGGGGGGCAGCTCGGCAAAGGCTTCGCGGCGCACAATGCCGTCTTCTTCCAGCTCCTTGAGCTGTTCAGTCAGCACTTTGCGCGAAATAAGCGGCATACGTTGCGCCAGCTGCCCAAAGCGAACGCGGCGGTCGGCGAGCTGGGTGATGATGATGGGTTTCCATTTGCCGCCCAGCACGCCCATTGTGCGCGTCATCGAACAGGCGGAAGTACAGAAAGCAGTGTCGCGCATGTCAATTGGCAGTGAGGTTGCCCGCTTGTGGATAAACGCTTTACTCATTGGTTACGGCGAGGTAACCAGTTTGTGAGGCAAAATGATTGGTTTTAGTAACTAAATGAAACTTTCATTAGTTCCTTTTTGAAACTAATCACACACAATTTTCGCTCATGGTAACTTCTCAAAAACTCGCCGGTAAAATTGCCCTCGTTACGGGC
The genomic region above belongs to Hymenobacter sp. BRD128 and contains:
- a CDS encoding SDR family oxidoreductase codes for the protein MPFALITGASRGIGRALALGLAQRGYDLLLVARSADQLQALAQEIQTSYQRPAQVLALDLTAPDAAAGVATWAAHQAPEGLAVLINNAGYGLWGRFEQLNLEEQLNMLQLNLNLPVQLTYALLPLLRRTAKGYILNVASTAAYQAVPSLTVYAASKAFLLSFSRGLRYELKDSTISVTCLSPGATTTDFGNRAGMGTELQAVANKVSMSPEQVAEAGLKALFAGKAEFIPGILNKVSARLTNVVPKPLVEKIAAGIYEKYL
- a CDS encoding S41 family peptidase, whose protein sequence is MPAPLPSPRDDSATAPAPVRRGRGYRLALLPLLTLGLGIILGTNPFRPHTENPDATARGYLRYKEILTAIDRDYVDSVDADGLTNYAVAQLLGKLDPHSVYIPAKDREQVDAFLQSSFDGVGLDFNFFRDTATVVTTLPGGPAEAAGLLPGDQVLRVGTQPVAGAHLSTTQLTQLLRGVKGSSLTLLVARPGQPQSLAVRLNRGRLPNASVEPGVLLEDGQTGYIKVNRFAANTYEEFKTQLADLQRQGLKRLVLDLRGNPGGYLDRATRLADEFIAGSRKIVYTAGKDEQYATQTYAHVAGDWEQQPLVVLVDENSASAAEVLAGALQDHDRALLVGRRTFGKGLVQQPIALQEGGELRLTVARYYTPVGRCIQKPYGADRASYNRELTERQQRGELNSADSVHFAAGQRFRTDHGRVVYGGGGIMPDIFVARDTLLHSAYYAKLQHVGAVWAYALAFYQQHKTELAGLRFAQYQAVFRVTDTELDGLVRTAALAGLRPDPVALRRCAPALRSYLKACIARSAYGAEAGRAVLRDTDLELQQALHVVQDSTAQLALLGGK
- a CDS encoding hydroxymethylglutaryl-CoA reductase, coding for MLLKLLYNRGSLHNLPDGQGVAFSIKNRLDTVRLTGLRQVKLGEVVVAASRIRLDLGGGEVRTGTSVGPDGQAIELPVGRVLTFVLDTPALAEGMHQLQAQFSTDAFGELSVEVEDAIVSQDGRVRIPRSDDDDYAEAAIQARQRFAEQFTQQEFRHLKNYSFDPHALKGNCEHFVGVAQVPVGLAGPLHVNGEHAQGEFLIPLATTEGTLVASYNRGMQVLNLCGGVKCTIIGDAMQRAPVFVFDDARGARDFGRWVAESLELIRPEAESTSRVARLQYIDTYLSNKFAFLRFNFSTGDAAGQNMVGRATFAACSWILEHYKGAPIRHFYLESNFATDKKASQINVMRTRGKRVVAEAVIRRDVLQQRMRVTPEQLAYHGQVSNVGAFLSGANNNGAHSANGITALFIATGQDVANVSESSAGVLYSEVTKEGDLYINITIPSLIVATHGGGTGLATQNECLRMLGCVGPGTVYKFAEIVAGVVLAGELSLGAAISSSDWVSSHEQYGRNR
- a CDS encoding phytanoyl-CoA dioxygenase family protein, with protein sequence MASLSDYPRFTLGQELTAEQRAFFAKNGFLHFRPFASPEQVQSYLKATQDVQANWLAHHVEKVNGVPIKYGKDVDGSSIVQRFAFASQHSPVLHELLQDKRFEALFPLLEIQGGRVGENERDGLVVNHYVNVEGSEFSQMGWHTDSLRDVFYGKRIRPMLNVGLHLDGTKATNGGLRVIPGTHRQGLGKMLFRKKYYKDVYYDPNEIAIETEPGDLTVHDGRMWHRVAQSPLVGPESRRRVMYVPIIGGKYQPKSEESPTPFYLRFLHLVK
- a CDS encoding helix-turn-helix domain-containing protein, translated to MRDTAFCTSACSMTRTMGVLGGKWKPIIITQLADRRVRFGQLAQRMPLISRKVLTEQLKELEEDGIVRREAFAELPPRVEYSLTMYGLELLPILAQLCAWHSAAPAK
- a CDS encoding TetR/AcrR family transcriptional regulator, encoding MYLILGNPLAHPPHRVMITRRQHIANVALQLFGDKGFENTSTQQIAKAAGVSEALIFKHFGSKDQLLDFIIKSGYQRIIEHNRGGLLETDPLTFIHSVIDLPYKLVLEEPHFWKLQYRLADREMAKQQHERFMRPVPARLRVAFEQLGYPEPDKETRLLLLLIEALWKIEANKTDEHVREMLDFIKRKYEVQR
- the ruvX gene encoding Holliday junction resolvase RuvX — encoded protein: MSTPATGRILAIDYGHKRVGLAITDPLQLIASPLDTIHSQDLVKFVLDYHRREPLAAVVVGMPRTLLNEPTDSTSAVVGLLRRLRRELPELAVHEIDERFTSRLAKQAMLAGGLGRKARQDKATVDKVSAALILQSFLESPLR
- the def gene encoding peptide deformylase; the encoded protein is MILPIVAIGDPVLKTLAKDLPADLPAAELQKLVEDMFETMYSAHGVGLAAPQIGRAVRLFVMDSGPMLGPDEDDEDEPVEVAAPDEIQEMPIKRAFINPQMLSETGEPWGFEEGCLSIPGVRELVSRCPNIVLRYEDENRQVHEEAFSGMAARIIQHEYDHLEGILFTDKLSAFKKQLLKGRLARISKGDVKHDYRMKFATSGRR